One genomic window of Arachis stenosperma cultivar V10309 chromosome 10, arast.V10309.gnm1.PFL2, whole genome shotgun sequence includes the following:
- the LOC130957703 gene encoding pentatricopeptide repeat-containing protein At2g34400-like, whose translation MENYSSAIVPHSLQNQNSMELKLHSSIASLGPVLRKLNTVISSHSKFPRFSPPKPSNCSLPSTPLCSYAVSDSKNPTTNSNKVQPCCKNATPTGRFAQKIQTSRKENLPREPKPKLDNTHNRVDQNRQNALFDATILNVNLIELCEEGKLAEALELMGQSSVADYGVFLAMLNLCESTRSLEYEKRVHEFLRRSRFRGEVELNNRLIGMYGKCGNMNIARKVFDRMPERNMSSWHLMIIGYTENGAVISGLSGGEKRGRRRERGAAVWVVAGGCGEGRWLWRC comes from the coding sequence ATGGAAAATTattcttctgcaattgttccACACAGCCTCCAAAATCAGAACTCCATGGAGCTCAAACTCCACTCATCAATAGCGTCACTGGGACCCGTTCTCCGCAAATTAAACACCGTCATCTCATCCCATTCTAAATTCCCACGCTTCTCTCCTCCGAAGCCCTCCAATTGCTCTCTCCCTTCCACTCCTCTATGCTCCTACGCCGTTTCCGATTCCAAGAACCCCACCACCAACAGCAACAAGGTCCAACCCTGCTGTAAAAATGCCACCCCCACTGGTCGTTTCGCTCAAAAGATCCAAACTTCACGGAAAGAGAATCTTCCCAGAGAACCAAAACCCAAACTTGATAATACTCATAATAGGGTCGACCAGAACCGCCAAAACGCGCTGTTTGATGCAACCATCCTGAACGTTAATTTGATTGAGTTGTGCGAAGAGGGTAAGCTTGCTGAAGCTTTGGAACTCATGGGTCAAAGTTCTGTTGCTGATTATGGTGTTTTTCTCGCCATGTTGAATTTGTGCGAGAGTACGAGGTCGCTTGAGTATGAGAAAAGGGTTCACGAGTTCTTGAGAAGATCGAGATTTCGAGGGGAGGTTGAATTGAACAATAGGTTGATTGGAATGTATGGAAAATGTGGTAACATGAATATTGCACGCAAGGTGTTTGATCGAATGCCAGAGAGAAACATGAGTTCTTGGCACTTGATGATCATTGGATACACTGAAAATGGCGCTGTGATTTCTGGGCTTAGCGGaggtgagaagaggggaagaagaagagaaaggggCGCGGCGGTGTGGGTTGTCGCTGGAGGTTGTGGTGAAGGGAGGTGGCTGTGGCGGTGCTGA